The following is a genomic window from uncultured Draconibacterium sp..
ATGCTAGTTTTTACCTAAATTGAAGAAATGGAACGAGATATTTTATGTAAATATGGAGTCATTTTTGTCCTTTTATTTGTAACCACAATATTTAATTCAGGCAAGCTATTATTAAATCAACCCAAATTCGTACCAAAGAATAATACTCTGCTTGCACAATCTAACTTCCTTCAGGACAAAAAACTTTTTCGAGAAGATTATGTATTACAGAGAGCCAATACTTACCTCAGTAAGTCATGGCACAAAAAACTAGACAATCTGACAAAAACAGAGCCTAAGAGACTTCAGTTCAAATCTTATTATGAGACAATAATTAATGAACTTAAGCAACTAGACAATAATGTTGATGCTTCCCGACTTCTATCTTACACTAAAATATATTTATATAGGTAACCAAAATATGTTCTCGCCGAAAAGGCATTCTCTAAAATGAATACTCCCGGGGGAAATCTCGGGCCTATTTTACTAATCAAATTTATTTTAAAACCAAAAAGATTAAGGCTTATGAATAAAAAAATCTTTGCATTTTTTCTCTTTTGTCCTAATTCTGTACAAGTTGGCTACGGGCCATAAATTGCAGAATTTTTAAACAAAATAGAGAGAAAAATCTAAAGTATGTCAATGGATCTACTTAACAATCGCGAGGCTTATTGACATCTAAATAACCATTAACAAATAATCAAATTAATTTATGAAACGAATAAAAGTTTGTAGAAAGTTCGTTTGGAATGTATCAAAAAAAAGCATATTTGCTTTTGGATTAAGCATGATATTTATTCTGTCGAATTGTTTACAGGTCAGTGCAGCGAAGACTGACGGACAACAAAAAAAGACAATCACCGGAACAGTTATATCAGAAGTTGATAACGAACCTGTTATCGGAGCAACGGTTAGTATCGATGGAACTACCACAGGTACCATAACCAATATTGATGGAGAGTATACAATCAGCGCTGACCCAACTGATGTTCTCCTTATTTCTTTTATCGGTTTTAAACCACAACGAATTACTGTTGGAGATAGAACCGTAATAAACATTGTTTTAGTAGAAGACGTTACCAACCTCGATGAAGTAGTTGTAGTTGGCTACGGAACGATGAAAAAGAGCGATATTACCGGATCAGTAGTTTCTGTAGGGGCTGAAAAACTTCAAAATTTATCTACGACCGATGCTGCTGCTGCTCTTCAAGGTAAGGCTTCAGGTGTTCAGGTTCTGTCCAATTCAGGAGCTCCAGGCCAGGGCGCAACCATCCGTGTACGTGGTTATTCTTCAAACTCTGGAAGTATAGGACCACTTCTTATCGTTGATGGTCTTAAAGTAGATAATATACAATATCTTGATCCTTCGATGATTGAATCTGTTGAAGTGTTGAAAGATGCTGCTTCTGCTGCTATCTACGGAGCACAAGCCGGTAATGGTGTTGTTCTGATCACAACCAAATCAGGAGGGTCGGCTAAAGGTAAATCAAGTATCTCTTACGATATGAGTATGGCTATACAGAGCCTTGCCAGACATCCGGAAATCTTCCGGGCTGCAGATTTTATCGAATACAAGAGAATGTCAGGTCTTGATATTGATGCTCTACTTGAGACAAATAAATACTACGACACCAACATCGACACCGACTGGTTTGATGCAGTATTTACTCCTTCGCTGAACCAACAACATACCATCACCTTCCAGGGAGGAAATGAAAAGGGCAACTTCTTTACTTCTATTAATAGTATAAATAATGATGGTATTGTAAAAGGAGATAAGGATGTGTACAAACGCCTTACTGCCCAAATTAATGCCGATTATAATATTAAAGACTGGTTACAGGTAGGAACTAATAACTCAATAGAGAAATGGTCAACCAAGTCTGTTTCTCAAATGTCTCAGTATGGTTCTGTTATGAATTCTGTACTAACCCTCGATCCGCTGACGCCAGTCTATTACTCGTCTCCTGACGAGTTTGCCCCGGTGATGAAACAAGCTTATGATGAAGGTAAAAACATACTTAAAGATCCGAGCAACGGGCTCTACTACGCTACTTCAAAGTATAGAGATGATGACAGTGGTAACCCTTTGCTCCAAAGAGATCGTGTAGATTCACAGAAAAAAGGCATTAATCTTCGTGGTGTTATCTATGGAAACTTAAAGCCAGTGAAAGGACTTGTGGTAACCTCCCGTTTAGGCTACCGGGTGGCACAAAGTACAGAGCACAGTTATAACACTCCGTATTTTGCTACATCTCAGGCTAAGTCAGAGGACTACAACATTTCGGCAAGGGCAAATACCAGTTACTACTATCAGTGGGAGAATTTCGCCAATTATAATTATACTATTGACAAACATGATATCACAGCTATGGGTGGTATGTCTTATGTGGAAAATAATTGGGACAATGTTAATGCCAGCGCCCAGGGGCCTGATATATTGAAAGGATACGCACCAAACTTTCTTTATCTGGATTATGTAAAAAGTAATGTAGTTGATGGAGAAGAAAAGACTGTTAAATCGTTTGGTAATGCGCCAGGGAAATCGACTCAAATGTCATATTTTGGTCGATTGTCTTACTCTTACGATAATCGATACAATATTCAGGCGAACTTCCGCGCCGATGCATTCGACTCTTCAAAATTATCGGCTAAAAACCGCTGGGGCTATTTCCCTTCATTCTCTGCAGGATGGACAGTTAGTAATGAAGAGTTCTTTGCTGATATCGCAGATCAAGGTGTTTTCTCTTTTCTTAAACTTCGTGGTTCATGGGGGCAAAATGGTAATATTAGCGTATTAAATGACTACAAATACAGCACTACTATTAAGTACAATGGTTCATGGTATCAGTATGGCGTAGAGGATGGAGCACCTACTTACGGTTCTGCCCCATCGGGTTTAGCTAACCCTGATCTTAAATGGGAAACTTCTGAGCAGTTAGACTTTGGTGTTGATATGAGATTTTTAAATAGCAGGCTTGCTTTTTCTGCCGATTACTTTAATAAGAAAACCAAAGATCTTCTTGTCTCTATCAGCCCTGTTCCTGAAATTGGGGTTGGTAGTAGCACTGTTAATGCAGGTTCTGTTCTTAACCGCGGTTTCGAATTTGAAGCAACCTGGAAGGATAAAATTGGGAATGATTTTAACTACTCGATTAGTGCCAATTTATCTACATTGCATAATGAGGTTACCTACCTCGATCCTTCTATTTCGCGTATTACCGCTGCTACAGGTGGTGTAGATGGTACCAATAATCCTATTCATACAGCATTTGAGGTTGGCCAACCGATCTGGTACTTTAGAGGATACCAGTATGATGGTGTGAACCCCGAAACCGGAGAAGCCATAATCAGGGATGTTAATGACGACGGTCAGATATCTGATGCAGACATGACCTATATCGGAAAAGCAATTCCCGATTTCACATACGGTGTTTCTATTAACCTTGAATATAAAGGATTTGACCTGAACATCTTTGGATCTGGGGTAGGAGGTAATGATATCTTCACCGTATTATACCGTCATGATACGCCAATGCGTAATTCACTTAAATATTTTTATGACAACGCATGGACGCCTCAAAATACAGGAGCTTCTATGCCTGACCCGGCTGCAGTGGCTGCCGACCCGCATTTTTGGGGCTCTTCTGCCGCGATGTTTAGTGGGGCATATTTTAAAATTAAACAATTACAATTTGGGTACACCGTTCCTTCGGCAATCACTCAGAAGGTACTTATAAACAGACTAAGATGTTATGTGTCGTTAGATGACTTTTTCACCATTAGCAAATACCCCGGATGTGACCCGGAAACAGCAACTGTTAGTACAGCTCCTGAACGTGCAGGGTTTGATAACGGAACTTACCCTCAAGCTAAGAAGGTTACATTTGGTTTAAATATTACATTCTAAATTAATACTAAAACGATATGAAAAAATATAATATACTCCTTTTTCTATTTAGTGCAGTGGTATTATTCTCTGCCTGTAGTGAGGACAATCTGGATATTGAACAGAAAGGTGTTATTGACATAGAGGCATTTTATGAGACAG
Proteins encoded in this region:
- a CDS encoding TonB-dependent receptor; this encodes MKRIKVCRKFVWNVSKKSIFAFGLSMIFILSNCLQVSAAKTDGQQKKTITGTVISEVDNEPVIGATVSIDGTTTGTITNIDGEYTISADPTDVLLISFIGFKPQRITVGDRTVINIVLVEDVTNLDEVVVVGYGTMKKSDITGSVVSVGAEKLQNLSTTDAAAALQGKASGVQVLSNSGAPGQGATIRVRGYSSNSGSIGPLLIVDGLKVDNIQYLDPSMIESVEVLKDAASAAIYGAQAGNGVVLITTKSGGSAKGKSSISYDMSMAIQSLARHPEIFRAADFIEYKRMSGLDIDALLETNKYYDTNIDTDWFDAVFTPSLNQQHTITFQGGNEKGNFFTSINSINNDGIVKGDKDVYKRLTAQINADYNIKDWLQVGTNNSIEKWSTKSVSQMSQYGSVMNSVLTLDPLTPVYYSSPDEFAPVMKQAYDEGKNILKDPSNGLYYATSKYRDDDSGNPLLQRDRVDSQKKGINLRGVIYGNLKPVKGLVVTSRLGYRVAQSTEHSYNTPYFATSQAKSEDYNISARANTSYYYQWENFANYNYTIDKHDITAMGGMSYVENNWDNVNASAQGPDILKGYAPNFLYLDYVKSNVVDGEEKTVKSFGNAPGKSTQMSYFGRLSYSYDNRYNIQANFRADAFDSSKLSAKNRWGYFPSFSAGWTVSNEEFFADIADQGVFSFLKLRGSWGQNGNISVLNDYKYSTTIKYNGSWYQYGVEDGAPTYGSAPSGLANPDLKWETSEQLDFGVDMRFLNSRLAFSADYFNKKTKDLLVSISPVPEIGVGSSTVNAGSVLNRGFEFEATWKDKIGNDFNYSISANLSTLHNEVTYLDPSISRITAATGGVDGTNNPIHTAFEVGQPIWYFRGYQYDGVNPETGEAIIRDVNDDGQISDADMTYIGKAIPDFTYGVSINLEYKGFDLNIFGSGVGGNDIFTVLYRHDTPMRNSLKYFYDNAWTPQNTGASMPDPAAVAADPHFWGSSAAMFSGAYFKIKQLQFGYTVPSAITQKVLINRLRCYVSLDDFFTISKYPGCDPETATVSTAPERAGFDNGTYPQAKKVTFGLNITF